One Festucalex cinctus isolate MCC-2025b chromosome 1, RoL_Fcin_1.0, whole genome shotgun sequence genomic region harbors:
- the s1pr2 gene encoding sphingosine 1-phosphate receptor 2, with protein sequence MSLCREAAVGCQLVAMRSRYSQYYNRTLIPYYYVFAKNTTIEDLNRNKKVLTDPSIIILVLCTIIILENLLVLIAVCRNKKFHSAMFFFIGNLAFSDLLAGSAYIANIFLSGSRTFDLVPVQWFIREGTAFIALAASVFSLLAIAIERYVAITKVKVYGSTKTCRMFLLIGACWVTSILLGGLPIIGWNCIDNLPQCSAVLPLYSKKYILFVVTIFSLILLSIVILYVKIYLIVRSSHQEATNSPAYALLKTVTIVLGVFIMCWLPAFTILLLDSSCAIQSCPVLHKANIFFGFAMLNSALNPVIYTLRSKDMRKEFLRVLCCWGVLQSGRPAERCLVPLKSSSSLEHCTHKHEQQTTPIMQNCTTCV encoded by the coding sequence ATGAGTCTTTGCCGTGAAGCTGCCGTGGGGTGCCAGCTGGTCGCCATGAGGAGCAGATACTCCCAGTACTACAACCGGACTCTGATCCCGTACTACTACGTGTTCGCCAAGAACACCACCATCGAGGACCTGAACAGGAACAAGAAGGTGCTGACGGACCCCAGCATCATCATCCTGGTCCTGTGCACCATCATCATCCTGGAGAACCTGCTGGTGCTCATCGCCGTGTGCCGCAACAAGAAGTTCCACTCGGCCATGTTCTTCTTCATCGGCAACCTGGCCTTCTCCGACCTCCTGGCCGGCTCGGCGTACATCGCCAACATCTTCCTGTCGGGCTCACGGACCTTCGACCTGGTGCCCGTGCAGTGGTTCATCCGCGAGGGCACAGCCTTCATCGCCCTGGCCGCGTCGGTCTTCAGCCTCCTGGCCATCGCCATCGAACGCTACGTGGCCATCACCAAGGTCAAAGTGTACGGCTCCACCAAGACGTGCCGCATGTTCCTGCTCATCGGAGCCTGCTGGGTGACGTCCATCCTGCTGGGCGGTCTCCCCATCATTGGCTGGAACTGCATCGACAACCTGCCCCAGTGCTCCGCCGTTCTGCCGCTCTACTCCAAGAAGTACATCCTCTTCGTGGTGACCATTTTCAGCCTCATCCTGCTCTCCATTGTCATCCTCTACGTGAAGATCTACTTGATCGTGCGCTCCAGCCACCAGGAAGCCACAAACTCCCCCGCCTACGCCCTCTTGAAAACCGTCACCATCGTGCTGGGCGTCTTCATCATGTGCTGGCTGCCCGCCTTCACCATCCTCCTCCTGGACTCGTCCTGCGCCATCCAGTCCTGCCCCGTCCTCCACAAAGCCAACATCTTCTTCGGCTTCGCCATGCTCAACTCGGCGCTCAACCCGGTCATCTACACGCTGCGCAGCAAGGACATGCGCAAGGAGTTCCTGCGCGTGCTGTGCTGCTGGGGGGTGCTGCAGAGCGGGCGGCCCGCCGAGCGCTGCCTCGTGCCGCTCAAGAGCTCCAGCTCTCTGGAGCACTGCACGCACAAACACGAACAGCAGACCACGCCCATCATGCAGAACTGCACCACTTGCGTGTGA